The proteins below are encoded in one region of Deltaproteobacteria bacterium:
- a CDS encoding TIGR01777 family protein, translating into MAHVLILGATGLIGQALGQALVKRGDQVSIVSRGIRREQLSFPCTVFQWGPDCKELPDCAIDGIDAVVNLAGESIAEGRWTDAKKARLMASRLGPTEAMVQAVTRARRKPRVVVQASAIGYYPDAGDESLTESSAASTQFTGQLCAQWEAATDPLKPLGVRVALLRIGVVLAHGGGALPKLAKLYRLGLGAAPGSGDQWFSWIHLDDMVGLILTALSNDKAEGPINATAPNPCRFVELHRQLTGRASGPVLKAPSAVMKVALGEAAQMVLASTKVIPVKALELGHQFKFPTVASAVDDLLGTDALRDTDWLRSAQWLPAPLTEVAKYFSDERNLEELTPPWLSFNVVGKSTSEIENKTLIYYKLRLHGISFKWTTEIIGWDPPRGFVDQQLRGPFAVWHHTHQFSELGGGTLMVDFVRYKPPVGILGALTGGWMVDHDVARIFGYRRETIARRFPEPAA; encoded by the coding sequence ATGGCACATGTACTCATACTCGGAGCTACTGGACTTATCGGGCAGGCCCTAGGCCAGGCTTTAGTTAAGCGTGGTGATCAGGTGTCTATTGTTAGCAGAGGCATCAGGAGAGAACAGTTATCGTTTCCGTGTACAGTGTTCCAGTGGGGCCCTGACTGCAAAGAATTACCGGATTGTGCTATTGACGGTATCGATGCAGTCGTTAATTTAGCCGGTGAGAGCATAGCCGAGGGTCGCTGGACAGATGCAAAAAAGGCCCGGCTCATGGCCTCAAGACTAGGTCCTACCGAAGCAATGGTCCAAGCCGTGACGCGGGCGCGTCGCAAGCCGCGGGTCGTCGTGCAGGCATCGGCGATCGGGTATTATCCCGACGCAGGCGACGAGAGCCTGACGGAATCTAGTGCGGCGAGTACTCAGTTTACGGGCCAGCTCTGTGCCCAGTGGGAGGCAGCGACGGATCCGCTTAAACCGCTCGGTGTGCGTGTCGCGCTGTTGCGGATTGGCGTTGTCTTGGCTCACGGTGGCGGTGCCTTACCCAAATTGGCAAAACTCTACCGTTTAGGATTAGGGGCGGCACCCGGTTCTGGCGACCAGTGGTTCAGCTGGATTCACTTGGATGACATGGTCGGGTTGATTCTGACGGCGCTCAGTAACGACAAAGCCGAGGGACCCATTAACGCGACAGCACCGAACCCGTGTCGCTTTGTTGAGCTACATAGGCAGCTAACGGGTCGGGCCAGTGGGCCCGTACTGAAGGCGCCCTCTGCTGTCATGAAGGTGGCTCTTGGCGAGGCGGCACAGATGGTACTGGCAAGCACCAAAGTTATCCCTGTTAAGGCGCTGGAGCTTGGCCACCAATTCAAGTTTCCGACAGTTGCCTCCGCGGTTGATGATCTACTCGGCACGGATGCGTTGCGTGACACCGACTGGTTGAGATCCGCGCAGTGGTTGCCCGCGCCTTTAACTGAGGTGGCTAAGTATTTTTCTGATGAGCGAAATCTTGAAGAGTTAACGCCGCCTTGGCTCAGCTTCAACGTCGTGGGTAAATCGACGTCGGAGATTGAGAATAAGACGCTCATTTACTACAAATTGCGCCTCCATGGCATATCGTTCAAGTGGACGACTGAGATTATCGGGTGGGATCCTCCGCGTGGCTTTGTCGATCAGCAGCTACGTGGACCGTTCGCAGTGTGGCATCACACCCACCAGTTTAGCGAGCTTGGCGGGGGGACCTTGATGGTGGATTTTGTGCGCTACAAACCACCGGTTGGTATTTTGGGTGCTTTGACCGGAGGCTGGATGGTCGATCACGATGTTGCGCGCATCTTCGGGTACCGCCGTGAGACCATCGCCAGACGTTTCCCAGAGCCTGCAGCCTAA
- a CDS encoding ATP-binding cassette domain-containing protein: MSRDQMEPPLIKVVELDFAYMLEGRSIEILRRVNFTINHGEFVAIQGPSGSGKSTLFYILGCLLKPTGGRVYFDGADITGIDGPEAAYLRNRKVGFVFQQFHLLPRATVLDNILLPARYPQELPPEGGDLRAKAISLAERLGLGDRLFHHPSQLSGGQQQRVAIARALLTDASLILADEPTGNLDSRSAAEIMQIFREIHAQGRTIVMITHDHEVARSAARVLHVRDGVVSEGGLQRLSGELTTSENLKLPGAWSDNVARLAGKTLPSALKNLLRSRTKSVLTMLGIIIGIAAVQAMISLGEFTKARIMEGFEALGVNKLVVRGYPNWERRASDETRREFGGFTVDSDLSAVRRVFPEIRYLSPVLSSWQNTATAGGRSVSENVRLRGVNHEYAAITNIQMAEGRWLSPYHVEQRALVCVLGSELATQLFPGQSSLGQMITVTVDADRSVPCRIIGVAKPQKSNQEWHRPNTQISMPYTVYQAVGSYMSSRMYQFAVQVRSESDVELVARKIKSYFGLRYGKSGRFMVDTEGTLVAQTKRFLTIFAALLTAIAFLSLLVGGIGIHNMMLVSVTERIKEIGLHKALGATNRSIRMQVLMESLVLCSVAGMIGIGAGFAATELMIFAATKFVPKLKFEWVFEPVAILTAVGSIVAVGMFSGLFPARRAERLQVIEALRAE, translated from the coding sequence GTGAGCCGCGACCAGATGGAACCGCCGCTCATTAAGGTGGTAGAGCTTGATTTCGCCTATATGCTTGAAGGCCGCTCGATTGAGATTCTGCGACGCGTCAATTTTACGATCAATCATGGCGAATTTGTTGCGATTCAAGGGCCCTCGGGGTCGGGTAAGTCGACGCTATTCTACATTCTAGGCTGCTTGCTCAAGCCTACAGGCGGTCGCGTCTATTTTGATGGAGCCGATATCACCGGTATCGACGGCCCAGAGGCTGCCTACCTCCGCAATCGCAAGGTTGGTTTCGTGTTTCAGCAATTTCATCTGCTGCCACGAGCCACAGTGCTGGACAACATCCTGCTGCCTGCTCGTTACCCCCAAGAACTGCCACCTGAGGGTGGCGATTTACGAGCTAAAGCTATAAGTCTGGCAGAGCGGCTCGGACTGGGTGACCGATTGTTCCACCACCCAAGCCAACTCTCCGGTGGCCAGCAGCAGCGTGTTGCGATCGCGCGAGCCCTGTTGACGGACGCGTCTCTGATACTTGCCGATGAGCCCACAGGTAATTTAGACAGTCGCAGTGCGGCCGAGATCATGCAGATCTTCCGTGAAATACATGCTCAGGGACGCACCATTGTCATGATCACACATGACCACGAAGTAGCGCGCTCCGCCGCGAGAGTGTTGCATGTGCGTGATGGTGTCGTCAGCGAGGGTGGATTGCAGCGTCTTAGCGGTGAGCTGACTACAAGCGAGAACCTTAAGCTACCTGGTGCTTGGAGCGATAACGTCGCGAGGCTAGCGGGCAAAACCCTACCCAGCGCCCTAAAAAATCTGCTCCGCAGTCGGACCAAATCAGTGCTTACGATGTTAGGTATCATTATTGGGATTGCTGCGGTTCAGGCGATGATTTCCCTAGGTGAGTTCACCAAAGCCAGGATCATGGAAGGATTTGAGGCGCTCGGAGTCAATAAACTCGTCGTGCGTGGCTATCCCAACTGGGAGCGACGGGCGAGCGACGAGACCAGACGTGAGTTTGGTGGATTCACAGTCGACAGCGATTTATCAGCTGTGCGGCGCGTATTTCCCGAGATCAGATACCTGTCACCGGTACTATCGTCATGGCAAAATACGGCTACCGCTGGCGGGCGCTCGGTCTCCGAAAACGTCCGGCTACGCGGCGTCAACCACGAGTATGCAGCCATTACCAACATCCAAATGGCCGAGGGGCGCTGGCTCTCCCCTTATCATGTGGAGCAACGTGCTCTCGTTTGCGTCCTAGGTAGCGAGCTTGCCACGCAGTTATTTCCCGGTCAGTCATCGCTCGGGCAAATGATCACTGTAACAGTAGATGCGGATAGATCGGTACCGTGCCGGATCATAGGTGTGGCTAAACCACAAAAATCAAACCAGGAATGGCATCGGCCGAACACGCAAATCAGCATGCCTTACACGGTGTATCAGGCCGTTGGCAGTTACATGTCGAGCCGGATGTATCAGTTTGCTGTACAGGTACGATCAGAATCGGACGTTGAGTTAGTCGCGCGGAAGATTAAGTCTTATTTCGGGCTGCGCTACGGTAAATCGGGCCGATTCATGGTAGATACCGAGGGCACTCTGGTCGCTCAGACTAAACGGTTTCTGACCATTTTCGCAGCATTATTGACAGCGATTGCTTTTTTATCCCTGTTGGTTGGGGGCATCGGCATACATAACATGATGCTGGTGTCGGTGACCGAGCGCATCAAGGAGATTGGTCTCCACAAGGCACTCGGTGCGACCAATCGCAGTATACGCATGCAGGTGCTCATGGAGTCTTTAGTACTGTGCTCCGTGGCTGGGATGATAGGAATTGGTGCCGGATTCGCGGCGACTGAGCTCATGATTTTTGCAGCGACCAAGTTTGTTCCCAAGCTGAAATTTGAGTGGGTATTTGAACCTGTCGCCATCCTTACGGCCGTTGGCAGTATTGTTGCTGTCGGTATGTTTTCTGGTTTATTTCCGGCGCGGCGTGCGGAGCGTCTCCAGGTGATTGAGGCGCTGCGCGCAGAGTGA
- a CDS encoding HlyD family efflux transporter periplasmic adaptor subunit, which translates to MRQQFMKPQRLLKLALGTICLALVAIGVWRLPASGRERQLPIGTVAQGDMIVKVTISGTVMPKRYANIAAPYNGYVQRLFVKVGDRIVAGAPIVSVAQAIGGGQEEVFPLRSPLTGVVAQVWKREGEYVTGGGSGMTVDGALVRIDDVSKLTVTSNVPEVEISKLKVGLPVLIRAVAVPDRTYNGTIGEIALAAKEQTGGDRARVEFPLNITIAEYDDKIRPGMSVVIDIIVNEVKGALMLPHEFVQRGPQGYFVTLATGERRPIQVGISNDESFEIKSGVSLGDKIKMVDFLTMGGEL; encoded by the coding sequence ATGAGGCAACAATTTATGAAACCGCAGCGACTGCTTAAGCTGGCCCTTGGTACTATATGTCTGGCGCTGGTAGCAATTGGCGTATGGCGTTTACCGGCGAGCGGCCGAGAGCGTCAGTTACCTATCGGCACTGTGGCCCAGGGCGATATGATCGTCAAGGTGACCATTTCGGGCACAGTGATGCCGAAAAGATATGCCAACATAGCTGCTCCCTATAATGGCTACGTTCAGCGTCTTTTTGTCAAAGTTGGAGACCGTATTGTTGCGGGTGCTCCGATCGTTAGCGTGGCGCAAGCCATAGGTGGCGGGCAAGAGGAAGTGTTTCCGCTACGCTCACCACTCACAGGTGTGGTCGCACAAGTATGGAAGCGTGAGGGGGAATACGTCACTGGCGGCGGGAGTGGCATGACAGTAGATGGGGCGCTGGTCCGGATTGACGACGTGAGCAAGTTAACCGTCACCTCTAATGTACCAGAGGTGGAGATCAGCAAGCTGAAAGTCGGTTTGCCCGTGTTGATCCGCGCCGTAGCGGTCCCCGATCGGACCTATAACGGCACCATTGGCGAGATAGCGCTCGCAGCTAAAGAACAGACTGGCGGAGATAGAGCGCGCGTCGAATTTCCCCTGAATATTACGATTGCAGAATATGACGATAAAATACGCCCTGGGATGTCAGTCGTGATCGATATCATCGTCAATGAGGTCAAGGGCGCGCTCATGCTGCCACATGAATTCGTGCAGCGTGGGCCCCAAGGATACTTTGTAACTCTGGCTACAGGTGAACGCAGACCTATTCAAGTTGGCATCAGTAACGATGAGTCTTTTGAGATCAAGAGTGGGGTGAGCTTAGGTGACAAAATCAAAATGGTCGATTTTCTCACTATGGGCGGTGAGCTGTGA
- a CDS encoding TolC family protein, which translates to MRGVAVRQFIFQTGIAALYAIILCTKPAAAAPMNLAEALRYALENAPSMQQARSTIEVREAQVDRARARYLPSLDLTTTQGLMRSGVQQFTVVGAGTGGGGGNTGGGTLQPLARSSSPWFSQLGLSLTETVYDNGQSLMQHDISEANLEIARLNFLETRDTTLLEVSRAYYALSQADILLNTNQQQAQLTAKQLSKLESLYKQGLKTKREYFRLKSQAQRAAIEVGNAQVAKANATIELRRVMGVPPGTSDVTFVTLTAEDLQREEPGLPIKVPTVEASYLAKIAALEAEVATVNIDLARRRNLPVVTVSSTLNYQVPSYLAFAPAEAKANQWNWNVLLGVNYNIWDAGSRRRDIDLSASQLTIQNRDNRDKLYVRATGIAKLMETLRNLKNNLQLNRELMRLEQVNFATLEEDYRQGKVAYLDLVTGLSDLLSARVSYYTNYINLLTAIAQYRYYEATIYETAATA; encoded by the coding sequence ATGAGAGGGGTGGCTGTGCGTCAGTTTATCTTCCAGACTGGGATCGCGGCTTTATATGCGATAATCCTGTGCACCAAACCGGCAGCGGCTGCGCCCATGAATCTTGCAGAGGCACTGCGTTACGCTTTGGAGAACGCCCCCTCCATGCAGCAGGCCCGCAGCACCATTGAGGTGCGTGAGGCTCAAGTCGATCGAGCTAGGGCTCGTTATCTACCCTCGCTCGATCTCACGACGACCCAGGGTCTTATGCGTAGTGGTGTGCAGCAGTTTACCGTGGTCGGTGCCGGAACTGGCGGTGGGGGCGGCAATACAGGCGGCGGGACACTTCAGCCCTTGGCGCGCAGCAGTTCGCCGTGGTTTAGCCAGCTAGGCCTCAGTCTCACCGAGACTGTTTACGATAATGGCCAAAGTTTGATGCAGCATGATATCAGTGAAGCCAACCTGGAGATTGCCAGATTGAACTTCCTGGAGACTAGAGACACGACTCTTCTAGAAGTGTCGCGTGCATACTATGCGTTGTCTCAAGCTGATATCTTACTCAACACCAATCAGCAACAGGCTCAACTTACGGCTAAGCAGCTAAGTAAACTTGAGTCTCTTTATAAGCAAGGACTTAAAACGAAGCGGGAGTATTTTCGTCTCAAGAGCCAGGCCCAAAGAGCAGCGATCGAGGTTGGTAATGCCCAGGTGGCCAAGGCTAATGCCACCATCGAACTGCGACGTGTGATGGGTGTGCCTCCCGGTACTAGCGATGTCACTTTTGTCACGTTAACCGCAGAGGATTTACAGCGCGAAGAGCCAGGTCTGCCGATCAAAGTTCCGACCGTGGAGGCGAGTTATTTGGCTAAAATCGCAGCGCTAGAGGCCGAGGTAGCCACGGTTAATATCGATCTCGCGCGACGACGTAACCTCCCGGTGGTGACAGTAAGCTCTACGCTTAACTACCAGGTGCCCTCCTACTTGGCTTTTGCTCCGGCTGAGGCCAAAGCTAATCAGTGGAACTGGAACGTGCTCCTAGGCGTTAACTACAATATCTGGGATGCTGGGAGTCGGCGACGCGATATCGATCTGAGCGCAAGTCAGCTCACCATCCAAAATCGGGATAACCGCGATAAATTGTACGTGCGTGCAACGGGTATTGCGAAATTGATGGAGACGCTTCGCAACCTAAAAAACAACTTGCAGCTCAACCGGGAGCTGATGCGCCTTGAGCAGGTTAACTTCGCCACGCTTGAGGAAGATTACCGACAGGGCAAAGTGGCCTATCTTGATCTGGTAACGGGTCTTAGTGACCTCCTGTCAGCCCGCGTGAGTTATTATACGAATTATATCAATTTGCTGACCGCAATAGCGCAGTACCGCTACTATGAGGCAACAATTTATGAAACCGCAGCGACTGCTTAA
- a CDS encoding LOG family protein — translation MSFCGIARSELTMVLKQKRVRKVLTSKIRQLYDIVADIDGLLTEMETEFYRVCIFGSARISSDSAIYQQVEKLAEGLSRLGVDIVTGGGPGLMEAANKGAKAGSKGAWSIGLPIELPFESDANSHLDVKSQHRRFSSRLDEFMRLSHAVIMVPGGIGTLLELFYTWQLMQVNHIKPRPLVLLADDESWQQLMEWLRKFPLANKLMSERDFSMLKLAHSVDEVVKILEVDINRFRTENKDGNRKRKSADQSSDE, via the coding sequence ATGAGTTTTTGTGGCATAGCCCGAAGTGAGCTCACTATGGTCCTCAAGCAAAAGCGCGTAAGAAAAGTTTTAACAAGTAAGATTAGGCAGTTATATGATATTGTGGCTGATATCGATGGCCTGCTAACAGAGATGGAGACGGAGTTCTACCGTGTCTGTATTTTTGGTTCGGCCCGCATCAGCTCGGATAGCGCCATATACCAGCAAGTAGAGAAGTTGGCGGAGGGTCTATCTCGTCTGGGCGTTGATATCGTGACTGGTGGTGGCCCCGGACTGATGGAGGCTGCCAATAAGGGGGCCAAGGCTGGAAGTAAAGGCGCATGGTCCATAGGGCTGCCGATTGAGCTGCCGTTTGAGTCGGATGCGAACTCCCATCTCGATGTGAAGAGCCAGCACCGCCGTTTCTCAAGTCGCTTGGATGAATTTATGCGGCTTTCGCACGCTGTGATCATGGTCCCCGGTGGAATTGGCACATTGCTCGAGCTGTTTTATACCTGGCAACTCATGCAAGTGAATCACATTAAGCCCCGGCCGCTGGTGCTACTTGCCGATGACGAATCGTGGCAGCAGTTGATGGAGTGGCTGAGGAAATTCCCCTTGGCCAATAAACTCATGTCGGAACGTGATTTCTCGATGCTAAAATTAGCCCATTCTGTCGACGAGGTGGTTAAAATACTCGAGGTTGATATCAATAGATTTCGGACCGAAAATAAAGATGGTAACAGAAAGAGAAAAAGTGCGGATCAGAGTAGTGATGAGTAA
- a CDS encoding PDZ domain-containing protein encodes MPLPPSMGYYMRRLFPPMIAGLAAMSASSGELVKKEDTELGFAIVGAIVQKNSESNVALIKEDSGAVKAVKRDFIILDKYKVLSVYQNSIHAIDREGKTYLIYHGKFMDDGTKTASQGARTQTQDRYREEGFERRGGTISVSASYRDKLVKEDLAKILMQATAEPFMENGLIAGFKMSQIDEGSIYAKAGLQDGDVVTNINGTELNNVSASISLLKSLKGTEHIDIELRRNGQSQKVTIDVK; translated from the coding sequence GTGCCGTTGCCACCGAGTATGGGTTATTACATGCGTCGTCTCTTCCCACCAATGATAGCAGGTTTGGCAGCAATGTCTGCCAGCTCTGGGGAATTAGTCAAAAAAGAGGATACCGAGCTCGGATTCGCTATCGTCGGCGCTATCGTACAAAAAAACAGTGAGAGTAATGTGGCACTCATTAAAGAGGATTCCGGAGCGGTTAAAGCCGTTAAACGGGATTTCATCATACTAGATAAATACAAAGTTTTGTCCGTTTATCAAAACTCCATCCACGCCATAGACCGAGAGGGAAAAACCTATCTCATTTACCACGGCAAATTTATGGACGATGGCACCAAAACAGCGAGCCAGGGTGCTCGCACGCAAACGCAGGACCGCTACCGCGAAGAGGGATTCGAAAGGCGGGGCGGTACGATTAGCGTCAGCGCATCTTACCGCGACAAGCTCGTCAAGGAAGATCTGGCCAAAATCCTGATGCAAGCGACAGCTGAGCCTTTCATGGAGAACGGGCTCATCGCAGGCTTCAAAATGTCGCAAATTGACGAGGGCAGTATTTACGCCAAGGCGGGACTCCAGGACGGAGACGTAGTCACGAATATTAACGGTACCGAGCTCAATAATGTTTCCGCCTCGATCAGCCTACTGAAATCACTCAAAGGCACGGAACACATTGATATCGAGCTGCGTCGCAACGGCCAGTCGCAAAAAGTCACAATTGATGTCAAATGA
- a CDS encoding amino acid ABC transporter permease, whose amino-acid sequence MNLDTSFYSWQLVTNYLARGLAFSLKLTACATLLGTLLGVCLAIARISKIDTLRRLASAYINTMRAVPLVMLILWFYLLVPLFIGRPIGAEMAAYFTFSLFESAFFAEIIRSGIQALPRGQSMAGLALGMSYRQTLRYVILPQAFRHTTPILLTQVIVLFQDTSLVYAIGAYDWLKGFEIAGKNFGRPIETYLLAAACYFAVCYALSRLVFNLKTRLAVSSEL is encoded by the coding sequence ATGAATCTAGATACCAGCTTTTACTCCTGGCAACTCGTGACCAATTATCTGGCGCGCGGGCTCGCATTCAGCCTGAAACTCACCGCTTGTGCCACATTATTAGGTACCTTACTCGGTGTTTGTTTAGCCATAGCGCGCATAAGCAAGATCGACACGCTAAGACGCCTAGCTTCGGCCTATATCAATACGATGCGGGCAGTGCCTCTCGTCATGCTGATTCTCTGGTTCTACCTACTAGTTCCGCTTTTTATAGGTCGCCCCATCGGCGCTGAAATGGCAGCATACTTCACCTTTTCGCTGTTTGAGTCGGCCTTTTTTGCCGAAATTATTCGATCGGGAATTCAGGCGCTTCCCCGAGGACAATCCATGGCCGGCCTAGCTCTAGGTATGAGCTACCGCCAAACATTACGTTATGTGATTCTGCCACAGGCCTTCCGCCACACAACGCCGATTCTACTTACTCAAGTCATCGTCCTCTTTCAGGACACATCCTTAGTTTATGCAATTGGTGCCTACGACTGGCTCAAAGGTTTCGAGATCGCGGGAAAAAACTTCGGACGCCCGATCGAGACTTACTTACTAGCTGCCGCATGCTATTTTGCTGTCTGCTATGCGCTATCACGGCTTGTATTCAACCTTAAGACCCGGTTGGCTGTGAGCAGTGAGTTATGA
- a CDS encoding amino acid ABC transporter ATP-binding protein: MIKMTKVSKWYGSFQVLQDCTTQINKGDVVVICGPSGSGKSTLIKTINALEPIHSGEIWIGDKAVHDPKTDLRALRSHVGMVFQNFELFPHLSVTENLTLAQMKVLGRTLDDATERGHRYLERVGMKAHRDKFPAQLSGGQQQRVAIARALCMDPVVMLFDEPTSALDPEMVGEVLDVMTKLAAEGMTMLCVTHEMGFARRVSNRVIFMDQGAIIEDCGSDEFFKNAAQRSPRAREFLDKILSH, translated from the coding sequence ATGATCAAGATGACCAAGGTATCGAAATGGTATGGCAGCTTTCAAGTACTGCAAGACTGCACCACCCAAATCAACAAAGGTGACGTGGTTGTCATCTGTGGGCCATCTGGGTCTGGAAAATCAACCCTCATCAAGACTATCAACGCTCTAGAACCAATTCACAGCGGAGAGATATGGATTGGCGACAAAGCCGTCCACGATCCCAAAACTGATCTGCGAGCATTACGCTCGCATGTGGGCATGGTATTTCAAAACTTTGAGTTATTTCCGCATTTGTCAGTTACCGAGAATCTCACACTCGCCCAAATGAAAGTTTTGGGTCGGACGCTTGATGATGCCACGGAACGCGGCCATAGGTACCTGGAACGTGTCGGGATGAAAGCGCACCGCGACAAATTCCCCGCACAACTCTCTGGCGGTCAGCAGCAAAGAGTCGCCATTGCACGAGCTCTGTGCATGGACCCCGTAGTCATGTTGTTCGATGAACCAACCTCCGCTTTGGATCCTGAAATGGTTGGCGAGGTTCTTGATGTCATGACGAAGCTGGCAGCAGAGGGCATGACAATGCTATGCGTGACCCATGAAATGGGATTTGCTCGCCGCGTTAGTAACCGCGTAATTTTTATGGACCAAGGTGCTATTATCGAGGACTGCGGGAGTGACGAGTTTTTCAAGAACGCGGCCCAAAGATCTCCGCGTGCCAGAGAATTTCTTGATAAAATCCTGAGTCATTAG
- a CDS encoding VWA domain-containing protein, which produces MLRHSTIRLMLITSTTVLGTSLLGCGQAQFGGKDASSQGSSPRTKGADNRARSNGAVPNVDANAYGTPATNDAKKPGWVEGQPLKSLIDSLFAGGGNPTLGGSPLGGKNQGGSNSDGMSVGGNGGNDSSLANPGPNGSLFSDASGVLWLPCVDQNQNQNPMKSEFFAKEGSKVRVAGELCPQVKLSGDLNVLFVIDRSGSMEGAGNEGPNDKTSGGSCGRLRAAQVLTEKFKAMTDTTIKSGVVTFATQARTAAGMAPIAQLPLTSNVFCGSDFLGSTNYQAAFSEASSVLSKLPGKKLVYFISDGSPTAGSNDPRSAGLQAAQALRQIPDVTLFALFVGYNGSKANNPQGYLEQITGDPKLVRVTANAQELVQAAAALGQPTVDIKKGDMTAELTTPTGTVKVGIERLEPSKTAINRYYWTTEPFELAGEVGKPSINSLTVIGKTSVGTTVSATSEITYNTTAP; this is translated from the coding sequence ATGCTACGCCATAGCACGATTCGGCTAATGCTCATCACCTCAACTACCGTTCTTGGAACGTCATTACTAGGCTGTGGTCAGGCCCAATTTGGTGGGAAAGACGCCAGCTCCCAGGGGAGTAGTCCCCGCACTAAGGGCGCCGACAATCGCGCTCGCTCTAATGGCGCCGTTCCAAACGTCGATGCCAACGCCTACGGCACCCCTGCCACCAATGACGCCAAAAAGCCAGGTTGGGTTGAAGGCCAGCCCTTAAAATCCCTCATCGACAGTTTATTCGCCGGAGGAGGCAACCCAACATTGGGCGGCAGTCCTCTAGGCGGCAAAAACCAAGGAGGCTCAAACTCCGATGGCATGAGTGTTGGCGGTAACGGTGGAAACGATAGCAGTCTAGCCAACCCAGGCCCGAACGGCAGTCTCTTCAGCGACGCATCGGGAGTATTATGGCTCCCTTGTGTCGATCAAAATCAGAATCAGAACCCAATGAAATCAGAGTTTTTTGCTAAAGAAGGATCGAAGGTTCGTGTCGCGGGAGAACTCTGCCCCCAAGTCAAACTTAGCGGTGATTTAAATGTGTTGTTCGTGATCGATCGTTCCGGATCGATGGAGGGCGCGGGTAACGAAGGCCCAAACGACAAGACCTCTGGTGGATCCTGCGGCCGTTTACGCGCGGCTCAGGTCTTGACGGAGAAGTTCAAGGCTATGACTGATACCACAATAAAATCCGGTGTAGTCACCTTTGCGACCCAGGCGCGTACCGCTGCTGGTATGGCCCCGATCGCCCAGCTACCGTTAACGTCAAATGTGTTCTGCGGTTCTGACTTCTTGGGATCCACTAACTACCAAGCCGCATTCTCTGAGGCATCGTCAGTGCTCTCCAAACTCCCCGGTAAAAAGCTAGTGTATTTCATTTCTGACGGTTCACCTACGGCAGGTTCTAACGATCCACGCAGCGCCGGCCTGCAAGCAGCTCAGGCCCTCAGACAAATTCCGGATGTAACTCTGTTTGCACTATTTGTTGGCTACAACGGCAGTAAGGCTAACAATCCTCAGGGCTACTTAGAGCAGATCACTGGTGACCCTAAACTCGTACGTGTCACTGCCAATGCACAAGAATTAGTGCAGGCTGCGGCGGCACTTGGCCAGCCAACCGTTGATATCAAGAAAGGAGATATGACGGCAGAGCTGACCACGCCGACTGGCACGGTCAAGGTCGGCATCGAAAGACTGGAGCCGAGTAAAACTGCGATCAACCGTTACTACTGGACAACCGAACCTTTTGAACTGGCGGGCGAGGTCGGAAAGCCGAGTATCAATAGCCTCACGGTAATCGGCAAAACTTCTGTGGGCACGACCGTCAGCGCTACTTCGGAAATCACGTACAATACAACGGCTCCGTGA